The following are encoded in a window of Mycolicibacterium tusciae JS617 genomic DNA:
- a CDS encoding DUF4267 domain-containing protein has product MTTLTTIGYVLAGIIAAAIIVIGARFLIAPRAAAAGYGLQPDLTQPAVGAYVSIKGIRDIASGLFVIILMASGQTHLLGWIILAATIIPLADTAIVLGHGGPKSIAWGVHAATAAIMLITSALLLIA; this is encoded by the coding sequence ATGACCACCCTCACCACGATCGGCTATGTGCTCGCCGGAATCATCGCTGCCGCCATCATCGTCATCGGCGCACGGTTCCTCATCGCCCCCCGCGCCGCGGCCGCTGGCTACGGTCTACAACCCGACCTCACTCAGCCAGCCGTCGGCGCCTACGTGAGCATCAAAGGCATCCGCGACATCGCATCAGGACTGTTCGTCATCATCCTGATGGCGTCGGGACAAACCCACCTACTGGGCTGGATCATCCTGGCCGCCACCATCATCCCGCTGGCCGACACCGCCATCGTGCTCGGCCACGGTGGCCCCAAATCCATCGCCTGGGGAGTCCACGCCGCCACCGCCGCCATCATGCTCATCACATCCGCCCTCCTGCTCATCGCCTAA
- a CDS encoding CocE/NonD family hydrolase gives MRIPTSDGGFGAAGIYRPAGQGPFPTLYAVSPYGKEWVDLPATATFRHRETGDIAFRVANGYAYVPAGTRGTGHSTSGSGRSVRRPNSMTFTTPSSGLLSSSGRHGRQPDAGNAVQSALRDHYARMLPSPANVSI, from the coding sequence GTGCGGATACCCACGAGTGACGGCGGTTTCGGCGCAGCCGGCATCTACCGGCCGGCCGGGCAGGGTCCGTTCCCGACGCTGTATGCGGTGTCTCCCTACGGCAAGGAGTGGGTGGATCTGCCTGCGACGGCGACCTTCCGCCACCGTGAGACCGGCGACATCGCCTTCCGCGTCGCCAACGGCTACGCCTACGTCCCCGCCGGTACCCGTGGCACCGGCCACTCGACGTCGGGGAGTGGAAGGTCCGTGCGCAGGCCGAACAGCATGACGTTTACGACACCATCGAGTGGATTGCTGAGCAGCAGTGGTAGGCATGGGCGGCAACCAGACGCAGGCAATGCGGTGCAATCAGCGCTGAGGGACCACTACGCGAGAATGCTCCCATCGCCGGCCAACGTGAGCATCTGA